The segment CGGACCACGGCCGTCACCGCGGTCTCGGCGACTGCGCACCAGCTGCACGATCCAGATCGTCAGCGCGGCGAGGCCGATGACGAAGGCGACCCAGAGAATCGGCGAGGTGCTCATGGCGTCATTCTCCTCCGGGCGCCGCGTCCACGCCGCCGACGAGGTCGATGACGCCGCCGACGATCTCATCCGGACGGAACGGATACTTCTCGATCTCGCGCTGATCGCTGATGCCGCTGAGCACGAGGACCGTGTGCAGGCCCGCCTCGATGCCTGCGACGATGTCGGTGTCCATCCGGTCGCCGATCATCCCGGTCTTCTTCGAATGCGCGCCGATCTTGTTCAGCGCCGAGCGGAACATCATCGGGTTCGGCTTGCCCACCACGTACGGCTCGCGCCCGGTGGCCTTGGTGATGAGCGCCGCGATCGCGCCCGTGGCCGGCAGCGGTCCGTCGGCGCTGGGGCCGGTCGCATCGGGGTTGGTGACGATGAACCGGGCGCCGTCGGTGATCAGCCGGATGGCCTTGGTGATCGCCTCGAACGAGTAGTTGCGGGTCTCGCCCACGACGACGAAGTCGGGATCGGTCTCGGTCATGATGAACCCGGCCTCGTGCAGCGCCGTGAGGATGCCCGCCTCGCCGATGACGAAGGCCGAACCGCCCGGCTGCTGCTGCGCGAGGAAGGATGCCGTGGCCAGCGCCGAGGTCCAGATGCGGTCCTCGGGCACGCGCAGACCGCTCGCGCGCAGTCGTGCGGAGAGGTCGCGCGCGGTGAAGATCGAGTTGTTCGTGAGCACGAGGTAGGGCACCCCGTCGCGCTCCCAGCCCGCGAGCAGCTCGGCGGCCCCTGGCAGCGCGTCGTTCTCGTGGACGAGCACGCCGTCCATGTCGGTGAGCCAGCATTCGATGTCGGAGCGATCGGCCATGCCCTCAGCCTAGAGCCGGCACCTGAACGGCAGGGGGCGAGAATAGCCTGATCGCAGAGCGGCGACGTCGCGCTCAGGCGGTCAGCCAGATGACGTCGGCAGATCCCTCGGGCAGGGCGACGTCGGCGCCGCCGAACCGGAGCCCGCCGGGGATCACGCTCGCCTCGATCCCGATCTCCAGGCCCAGCTCCTCCAGGGCGCGCAGCAGTTCCGGATCGCGGTCGTGCACCCGCAGCACGCGCCCGGTGTGCCCGGGGGCGGCATCGGCCAGCTGCACGAACGGCTCGCGGACGATGCGGCCCTCGGCATCCGGGATCGCATCGCCGTGCGGATCGATGCGCGGCCGTCCCAGACGCGCATCGATGCCCTCGAGCAGCCGGTCGCTGATCGTGTGCTCGAGCACCTCCGCCTCGTCGTGCACCTCGTCCCACGCGTAGCCGAACTCGCGCACGAGCCACGTCTCGATGAGCCGGTGCCGGCGGATGGTCGCGAGCGCGCGCTGCTCGCCGGCTTCCGTGAGGCGCACGGCGCCGTACGGCACGTGCGAGACGAGTCCCGCCGCGGCGAGCTTCTTGACCATCTCGGTCACCGATGACGGGGCGACACCGAGCTTGCTCGCCAGCACCGACGGCGTGATCGGGGCCTCCTGCCATTCGGTGTGCGAGAACACCGTCTTCAGGTAGTCGTCGGCCGCGGGAGATGCCACATCCTCAGCCTATCCGGGAGGTCGGGCTCACGTTCACGAGCCCAGGGAGGCGAGCACGCCGAACGCCACCTGGCCGGCGAAGAAGACGATGACGAATCCGCCGATCGCCGCGAGCAGCGAGAGGCGTCCGTCGTAATCGGCGACCCCGCGCATCCCCACCGCGCGGGCGCGAAAGGCGAAGACGAGCGTCAGCGCACCGAGCGCCAGCTGCACCCATGGTCCGCCGACAGGCAGGATCGCGGGAACCGCGACGAGAAGCACGCCCAGCGCGGCGGTCGCGAGGGAGAGCCAGGTGAGGATGCGCACGGCGCGCCGCGCATCCGGGTCGTCGCGAGTCTCGGGCACCCGACGAGCCTAGCCGTGCCGCGGCGTGCACGAGCATAGTCCTCAGCGGATGCCGAGCTCGCGCGTCCAGGCGTACGGATCCGGTTCGGGCATCGGGTCGGGGTCGCGGCCGGAGCCGACGATCGCCGCGAGCACACCCACGACGAGCCCGGCGACGGCGCCGACGATCACCGCGACGAGCACGCCGCCGAGCAGCTGCCCGAGGTAGGTCCACACATCCGCGCGCAGGAGGAAGCTCAGCGCGATGCCGCGCACGAGACTTGCGCACACGAGCGCGCTGATCGTGACCCCGAACGCGCGCCAGAAGGTGTGCCAGCGGCCGGGATACGGATGCCGCCGCCAGGCCGCGCGCAGCGAGAGCGCCGCGGCGAGCAACATCACCGCGACGCCGACGAGATCGATGATCCAGACGGCCGTGGTGGTCTCTCCGAGAGGGGCGATGCGCAGGGCGGGGATGACGGTCGGCAGACCGATCGCCGGCGGCACGAGCAGAGGCGCGAACCACGTCTCGGCGAGCCCGGCGACGGCCCGGAGACCGGCGACGACGGCGAGAGCGAGGAGGGCTGCGAGCACCGTCCAGCCGCTGCGTCCGAGACGCGCGGAGCCGTCGGACACGTCAGCCATGGCGCGATGTTAGCATCCGGGAAACCGGGTCCTGCGAGGGCCCGCGCACGTGTCTGAGAACCCCGGGAGGTGGCGGTGGCGAACCCCGGAAGAGTGGTCTTCGGGCTCCTGCTCACGGCCGCCGTGATCGGCGGGGGCGTCGCCGCGGCGATGCGCGAGACGCCGGAGGCGACCGAGGCGTTCCTCGCCGACGACGCGGGTCGCGCGATCGTCGCGCACGGCTTCTCGACGGCGGGCAGCGCCAAGAGCAGTCCCGACGGGCTGCCGGTGTTCACCGAGGACGACCTGCAGCGG is part of the Microbacterium pseudoresistens genome and harbors:
- a CDS encoding HAD-IIA family hydrolase translates to MADRSDIECWLTDMDGVLVHENDALPGAAELLAGWERDGVPYLVLTNNSIFTARDLSARLRASGLRVPEDRIWTSALATASFLAQQQPGGSAFVIGEAGILTALHEAGFIMTETDPDFVVVGETRNYSFEAITKAIRLITDGARFIVTNPDATGPSADGPLPATGAIAALITKATGREPYVVGKPNPMMFRSALNKIGAHSKKTGMIGDRMDTDIVAGIEAGLHTVLVLSGISDQREIEKYPFRPDEIVGGVIDLVGGVDAAPGGE
- a CDS encoding iron dependent repressor, metal binding and dimerization domain protein gives rise to the protein MASPAADDYLKTVFSHTEWQEAPITPSVLASKLGVAPSSVTEMVKKLAAAGLVSHVPYGAVRLTEAGEQRALATIRRHRLIETWLVREFGYAWDEVHDEAEVLEHTISDRLLEGIDARLGRPRIDPHGDAIPDAEGRIVREPFVQLADAAPGHTGRVLRVHDRDPELLRALEELGLEIGIEASVIPGGLRFGGADVALPEGSADVIWLTA